Genomic DNA from Leucobacter triazinivorans:
GTCGTGCCGAGGATCACACGGCCCTCGGTGCTCGCGCGCTGCAGCACGGACAGCACGCCCACGTAGAGATCCAGCAGCAGCTTGCTGCCGCTCGCCTCGACGACGAGCAGGTGGAACGAGCCGGGCACGGTGCTCTGGTCGCAGGTGTCGACGGGCTCGTGCGGCGCCTCCTGCGCCCGACGGTGCGCCGCGCGGAGACGCTCGAGATGCTCCTCGGTGCGATTGATCGCGGCGTGCTGGGCGGCCTCGATCTCGAGGGAGCGCCGATAGACGAGCACCTCCTCCAGATCGTGGTCGGCGAGGAACTCGGTGAGGATCGTGCTCACCGGAGTGCGGGAGCGCACAAAGGTGCCGACGCCGGGAACCGTCTCGAGCATGCCGAAGGCGGCCAGCGACCGCACCGCCTCGCGCACCGTCGACTTGCCCACGCCGATGAGCTCCATCAGCTCCGGCTCCTTCGGGATGAGGTCGCCGACGCCCCACTCGCTGCTGGCGATCTTGCCGCGCAGGAAGTCGAGGGTGTCGCGAGCCTTCTGGGAGCCGCGCGTCGGGGTTGTCATAAGAGACCTCTGAGGATGTGGGTGAAACCTGCATCAACTATAGCCAGCCTGAGCGGCACGGCGCCGATCCCGTGCCGCCGCATCGCGCACATCCGGAACCGCGCACCCTGCCGGACAAGCCGGACCGGCAGATCAGATGTTATACATCAGATCTACAGGCGCGGAAATGATACGGTGCACGTCATGACCGAAAACGCGCCAGCGAGCGATCCCGCACCGTACGACGCCCTCCTGCTCTGCTCATTCGGCGGGCCGAACGGCACCGATGACATCGTCCCCTTCCTGCGCAACGTGACGCGCGGCAAGGGCATCCCCGAGGAGCGCCTCGCCGAGGTCGGCGAGCACTACCACCACTTCGGCGGTCGCAGCCCGATCAACGAGCAGAACCTTGCTCTGGTCGAGGCGCTGCGCAGCGAGCTCGGCGCCCGCGGGATCGATCTGCCCGTGATCTGGGGCAACCGCAACTGGCATCCCTACACGGTCGACACGCTGCGCGATGCCGGCGCGTTCGGCGCGCACCGCATCCTCGCCCTGGTGACGAGCGCGTATGCCTCCTACTCCGGCAGTCGCCAGTATCGCGAGCACCTCGCGGCCGCGATCGACGAGCTCGGCGAATCGGCTCCGAGCATCGACATCCTCCGCCCCTTCTTCAACGACCCCGGCTTCGTGACGGCGAACATCGAGGCCATCGAGGAGGCGGCCGCCGGGCTCGACGGCGGCCTCGCGGGGGCGCACGTCGTCTACGTCACGCACTCGATACCCGACACCATGCAGCAGGCTTCCGCCGTGACCGGCCCGGGGTACCGCGAGCAGCACGAGGACGTGCGCGCCACGATCGACACGGCGCTCGAGGAGCGGCTCGGCGTGCGGCCCGAATCGTCGCTGGCGTACTGCTCGCGCTCCGGGGATCCGCGGATTCCCTGGCTCGAGCCCGACGTCAACGACCACATCGAGGCGCTCGCCACCCGGGGGGTGCGCAAGATCGTCATCGCCCCGATCGGCTTCATCTCGGATCACATGGAGGTGGCCTTCGATCTGGATGTCGAGGCGCTCGAGACGGCCGCCGAGCACGGCGTGCAGGCGGTGCGCGCGGGCACCGTCGGAGTGCGCTCGTCGTTCGTGGGCGGCCTCGTCGACATGATCGTCGAACGCTCGCGGAGGGAGCGCGGCGAGTCGGCCCAGGCCCGGGTGACCGGCTCGCTGGGCGCGTTCCCCGATGAGGCTCCAGCCGGGAGCTGCCGCATGCGCCACGGCGAGGTGACCGGGTTCCCGGTCATCGCCGGGAGCGACGACTGATGCGGCCGGCGGGGGAGCGCGAGATCGGCGCCGCTGCAGCGGCTCGGGTGGATCATCGAGACGTCGCTGCGGCGATCAATGCCGGGGTCAACTACACGATGTACGCCGTCTACCGGGTGGAGCGCGGATCGGCCGGAGTCGGGATCTCGCCGGCCTGGCCGGGGATCGTCCGCGGTCTGCTCGGCGAGCTCGAAGCCATCGACGGCCTCGTAACCCGCGGCTGGTACGACGTGTCCGGCTATCGGGCCGACGCCGATGTGCTGGTCTGGTGGCACGCGCCGAATCCGGAGGCCCTGCAGTGCGCCTACCGCGCTGTGCTCGACTGGGGGAGCGGACGCTTGGCGCCGGTATGGTCGAGCATCGGCGTGCACCGTGCCGCGGAGTTCAACCGGGGCCACGTGCCGGCGTTCCTCGCGGGCGACGAGCCGCGGGGGTACGTCTGCGTGTACCCCTTCGTGCGCGGGCGCGAGTGGTATCTGCTGCCCGACGCGGAGCGGCGCGAGCTGCTCCGCGAGCACGGCGCGGCGGCCAAGGACTACGGCGACGTGCTCGCCAACACGGTGGCGGCGTTCGCCCTGGGCGACTACGAGTGGCTGCTGGCGTTCGAAGCGGATGATCTGCTGCGCATCGTCGATCTGATGCGCGAGCTGCGCGCGACGGGCGCGCGGCGCCACGTGATCGAGGAGACGCCGTTCTTCACCGGCCCGCGCCGCGACCCGCAGCAGCTGCTCGCGCGCGCCGCAGGCTGAGCGCTGTTGCGCCGGACTCACAGCCCGATCACATGCCGCCAGGGGGATTTATGGCCCCTGACCAGGGAAAACGATCGCGATAAGCGCAGGCTAGCCTTGCTTGCGGTTCGTGAGAATCGGCGTACGGTTGAAGATATCAGTTCACGTACACGAAAGGGGTTCCACTCGATGGCTACCAAGCAGATTACCGTTCCCGCGGCCCAGGGCGACCTGCATCGCCCCACGGGTGTGGCGCAGTACCTGAGCCCGGTCGTGCACGACCTCGTCGCGCTGGCCGTCAACGGCAAGCAGGCCCACTGGCACGTGCGCGGAGAGAACTTCATGGGTGTGCACGAGTTCCTCGACGAGGTCGTCACGCACGCCCAGGACGGGGCCGACGAGGTCGCCGAGCGGATCGTGGCTCTCGGGCTGCCGGTCGACGCACGCATCGGGACCGTTGCGGCGCGCACCACGACACCCGAGCTCAGCGACGGCTTCCAGCAGTCCGACGTGACCGTCCGCGAGATCGTCGCGCAGCTCGACGCCACGCTCGAGACCGTCTACGCGGCGGTGAAGGGGCTCGACGACGTCGACCTCGTCAGCCAGGACATCGTGATCGCGCTCGCGCAGCAGCTGGATAAGGACCGCTGGTTCCTCTTCTCCCACTACGCGGAGTAGTCTTCGGTCTGCTCCTGCGCGGCCTGCCACCAGTGCGAAGTCGCGATCGGCGCGGGCGCGAGTCACCCGGAGTACGGGGGACCACGCCCGCGCCGATCTGTTTCAGGCGGCGGAGAGCGCGTCGTCGAAGGGTGCCGGTGCGAGTGGCGCCGGGGACCGAGAATCGACATACTCCTCGATGAAGCGGCCGAGCACCATATGCGAGGCGCGCACGTCGGCGCGCTCGACGCGAGCGATGATCGCGTCGACCTCGGCGGGATCGAAGTACCCGTGATCCGCGTACGCGCGCACGCGGGAGCTGAACGACGCGGTGTCGAGCTCGGGGTGGAACTGCGTGGCGTAGACGTTGCGCCCCACGCGGAACGCCTGGACCGGACAGCTGGGTGAGCTCGCGAGCACGATGATGCTCGACGGCACCTCGGCGATCGCCTCCTTGTGACCGACGAAGGCGTCGAACTCGGCCGGCAGCTGGGCGAACAGCGGATCCTCGATCCCGGCCGGCGTGAGCCGAATGCGGACCGCCTGCGAGGTCTCGCCGTAGGTGCGATCCACCCGAGCACCCTGGTGCGCGCCGATCGTGCCGATGCCGTAGCACACGCCCAGGAACGGGAAGTCGTGCCGCACCACCTCGTCGAGCAGCCGAGCGAGCTCGCTCTCGACGCGCAGTTCGGTGGCGGACTTGCGCTCGGCCGGCTCGCTCACCGTGAAGGGGCTGCCGGCGAGGATGATCCCCGAGTAGCGTGCGAAGTCGATCGCTCCGAGCGGCCCGCGATCGATGCGGCGCCACTCGAGCTCCTCGGGGAGGAGACCCGTGAGTCGGCAGTACGCGGCGTGCTCATCGGCAGCCTCGACGTCCTCTCCGCGGGTCGTGATGAGCAGGAACGGCTTCATGGGATCTACCGTACCTCCGTGCAGCCGTTCCCGTGCCCGGGTATCGAAGTATGACGCCGATCGCGCCGGAGCACGACGGGCGCCTAGACCGAGCGAATCGCGACGACGGCGTTATGGCCCCCGAAGCCGAAGGAGTTGGAGATGGCCAGCTGCGGGCCATCGCCGAGGGGCTGCGCCTCGGTCGAGACGGCGAGCGGGATCTCGGGATCCTGCTCGGCGAGATTGATCGTGGGCGGCGCGAGCCGATGCTGCACGGCCAGCACCGCGAACACGGCCTCCAACGCGCCGGTTCCGCCGAGCAGGTGCCCCGTGGACGCCTTGGTGGCCGAGACCGGGATCTCGCGCACCCGGTCGCCGAAGACGCGGTGCAGCGCCGTGTACTCGGCGATGTCGCCGACAGGCGTCGAGGTGGCGTGCGCGTTGATGTGGGTGACCTCGTCCGGCGTGGCGCCGGCGGCCTCGAGCGCGAGCCGCACGGCGCGGCTCGCGCCCTTGCCCTCCGGCTCGGGCGCCGTGATGTGGTAGGAGTCAGCAGTGACGCCGCCGCCCGCGATCTCGGCGTAGATCTTCGCGCCGCGCGCGAGCGCGTGCTCCTCCGTCTCGAGCACGAGCGCCGCGGCGCCCTCGCCCATGACGAAGCCGTCTCGCGCCGTATCGTAGGGCCGCGAGGCGTTGGCCGGGTCGTCGTTGCGCTTCGAGAGCGCCTGCATCGACGAGAAGGCGGCGAGCGTGATGGGGTGGATGGTCGATTCCGAACCGCCGGCCACGACGACATCGGCGAGACCCGCCTGGAGATGCTCGTAGGCGTTGACGAGCGACTCGGTGCTCGACGCGCAGGCCGAGGCTACCGTGCGCGCGTATGCGCGCGCCTCGAAGTGCATGGACACCGCTGCGGCGGGCGCGTTCGGCATGAGCATGGGAACCGTGAGCGGCATGACGCGCCTCGGCCCCTTCTCGCGCAGCGTGTCCCACGCGTCGAGCAGCGACCAGAGGCCACCGATGCCCGTGGCCCAGTCGACCCCGAGACGCTCCGAGTCGACGTCGGGGCTGCCCGCGTCGGCGAACGCCTCCTGGGCCGCGATGAGGGCGAACTGGCTCGACGGGTCGAGCCGCTTGGCGACCGGACGTTCCAGCACCTCGGACGGGCGCACCTTCGCCTCGGCGGCGAAGCGCACCGGAAGGTCGTACTGCTCGACCCACTCGTAGTCGAGGGCCCGGGCTCCGGACTCGCCCCGCAGGAGGGCGTCCCAGCTCTCGGGGGCGGTGCCGCCGATTGGAGAGGACGCGCCGATACCGGTGACGACAATCTTCTTGGTCATGTGTGCTGGCTCCGCGTGATCGTGTGGAACGGGGGCGTTCCGGAGGCGCTCGACGCGCCGGGAAGTCTGAGGTGTGTGCGGCTGGGAGGCGGGAGCGTGTCCCGCCTCCCGATCGCAATGCCTAGGCCTGTGCCTTGACGATGAAGTCGACGGCGTCGCCGACGGTCTTGAGGTTCTTGACCTCTTCGTCCGGGATCTTGACGTCGAACTTCTCCTCGGCGTTGACGACGATGGTCATCATCGAGATCGAGTCGATGTCGAGATCATCGGTGAACGACTTGTCGAGGGCGACGACGTCGGCAGCGATCCCGGTCTCATCGTTGATGAGCTCCGCCAGACCGGCGAGGACTTCTTCGTTGCTGAATGCCATAGTGTGTTTTCTCCTTGATATGGGGTGTGGTCTAGAAGTTTACGTGCGGGATCGGCCGGGCCGCGTCCGACGCGCGAGCGCGCGGCTCAGGGGATCTCGACGACCTGGGCGCCGTACACGAGGCCCGCGCCGAATCCGATGGTGAGTGCGAGGCCGCCGGAGAGGTCGGGGTGCTCGGCGCGCAGCGCGTGCATGGCGAGCGGCACGGACGCCGCCGAGGTGTTCCCCTGCATCTCGATGTCCCGTGCGACGACGACGCTCTCCGGCAGCTTGAGCTGCTTCGCGAACTCGTCGACGATGCGCATGTTGGCCTGGTGGGGGATGAACGCGGCCAGATCGCCGGGTGCGATGCCGGAGAGCTCGAGGGTGCGACGCGCGACCTTCGCCATCTCCCAGACCGCCCAGCGGAACACCGTCTGTCCGTCCTGCCGCAGGGTGGGCCAGGGGACCTCGCCGGGGTTGTTGCGGTACTCCTCGAACGTGGAGGTCATGCGGATCGCATCCCACTTCTCGCCGTCGGATCCCCACACCGTCGGCCCGATCCCGGGGTGGTCGCTCGCCCCCACGATCACGGCGCCGGCCCCGTCCCCGAGCAGGAAGGAGATGCTGCGATCCGTCGGATCGACGATGTCCGAGAGCTTCTCCGCTCCGATGACCAGCACGTTCGTGCAGGTGCCTGCGCGCACGAGCGCGTCGGCCTGCGCGACGCCGTAGACGTATCCGGCGCACGCCGCGGAGATGTCGAAGGCGGCCGCCGGGGTGAGCCCGAGACGGTGAGCCGCGAGGGAGGCCATCGAGGGCGTCAGCGCGACGTTCGAGATGGTCGAGATGATGATCCCGTCGATGTCGCCGCGGTCGAGTCCGGACTCGGCGATCGCCTCCTCGCCGGCGGCGACTGCGAGGTCGACGGCCCCGACGGCGGCGCTCGCACGGCGGCGCTGCACGATGCCGGTGCGCTGACGGATCCACTCGTCGGAGGAGTCGATCGGGCCCACCAGATCGTCATTGGGCACGTCGAGGTCGCCGCGAGCGGCTCCGAGGGAGAGGATCCGCGTGTGCGCGGGACCCGTCGGCTGCACGAGTGATGCCATGGGCAGGAGTCCTTTCGTGAGACAGGGGTGCCGGTCTAGGCGGCTTCGGCGACGAGCGCGACCGCCGCGTCGAGGTCTGCGGGGGAGGTGATGGCGACGCTCGGCACGCCCTTGAGCGCGCGCTTCGCGATGCCGGTGAGTGCACCACCCGGCGCGAGTTCGACGAGTCCGGTGATCCCGGCCTCCTGGAAGCTCTCCATGCACGCGTCCCACCGCACCGGGTTCGCGACCTGCGACACGAGCAGCTCGACGAAGCGAGCGCCGTCGGTGACTCGCGACCCGTCGGCGTTGGTCCAGAGGGGGTGCTTCGGATCGGCGGGTGTCACGCCCTCCGCGGCCTCGCGCAGGGCGGAGATCGCGCCCGCCATGTACTCGGTGTGGAACGCGCCCGCGACCTGCAGCCGGATCACGCGAG
This window encodes:
- a CDS encoding FadR/GntR family transcriptional regulator, producing the protein MTTPTRGSQKARDTLDFLRGKIASSEWGVGDLIPKEPELMELIGVGKSTVREAVRSLAAFGMLETVPGVGTFVRSRTPVSTILTEFLADHDLEEVLVYRRSLEIEAAQHAAINRTEEHLERLRAAHRRAQEAPHEPVDTCDQSTVPGSFHLLVVEASGSKLLLDLYVGVLSVLQRASTEGRVILGTTLETMRRDHGAVLEAIEARDVRSAAHSMALHVDRDLGLRTDMLEFNPRTERATSLIDAGYDPDAASA
- a CDS encoding ferrochelatase, which codes for MTENAPASDPAPYDALLLCSFGGPNGTDDIVPFLRNVTRGKGIPEERLAEVGEHYHHFGGRSPINEQNLALVEALRSELGARGIDLPVIWGNRNWHPYTVDTLRDAGAFGAHRILALVTSAYASYSGSRQYREHLAAAIDELGESAPSIDILRPFFNDPGFVTANIEAIEEAAAGLDGGLAGAHVVYVTHSIPDTMQQASAVTGPGYREQHEDVRATIDTALEERLGVRPESSLAYCSRSGDPRIPWLEPDVNDHIEALATRGVRKIVIAPIGFISDHMEVAFDLDVEALETAAEHGVQAVRAGTVGVRSSFVGGLVDMIVERSRRERGESAQARVTGSLGAFPDEAPAGSCRMRHGEVTGFPVIAGSDD
- the hemQ gene encoding hydrogen peroxide-dependent heme synthase, with translation MRPAGEREIGAAAAARVDHRDVAAAINAGVNYTMYAVYRVERGSAGVGISPAWPGIVRGLLGELEAIDGLVTRGWYDVSGYRADADVLVWWHAPNPEALQCAYRAVLDWGSGRLAPVWSSIGVHRAAEFNRGHVPAFLAGDEPRGYVCVYPFVRGREWYLLPDAERRELLREHGAAAKDYGDVLANTVAAFALGDYEWLLAFEADDLLRIVDLMRELRATGARRHVIEETPFFTGPRRDPQQLLARAAG
- a CDS encoding Dps family protein: MATKQITVPAAQGDLHRPTGVAQYLSPVVHDLVALAVNGKQAHWHVRGENFMGVHEFLDEVVTHAQDGADEVAERIVALGLPVDARIGTVAARTTTPELSDGFQQSDVTVREIVAQLDATLETVYAAVKGLDDVDLVSQDIVIALAQQLDKDRWFLFSHYAE
- a CDS encoding glutamine amidotransferase — protein: MKPFLLITTRGEDVEAADEHAAYCRLTGLLPEELEWRRIDRGPLGAIDFARYSGIILAGSPFTVSEPAERKSATELRVESELARLLDEVVRHDFPFLGVCYGIGTIGAHQGARVDRTYGETSQAVRIRLTPAGIEDPLFAQLPAEFDAFVGHKEAIAEVPSSIIVLASSPSCPVQAFRVGRNVYATQFHPELDTASFSSRVRAYADHGYFDPAEVDAIIARVERADVRASHMVLGRFIEEYVDSRSPAPLAPAPFDDALSAA
- a CDS encoding beta-ketoacyl-[acyl-carrier-protein] synthase family protein; amino-acid sequence: MTKKIVVTGIGASSPIGGTAPESWDALLRGESGARALDYEWVEQYDLPVRFAAEAKVRPSEVLERPVAKRLDPSSQFALIAAQEAFADAGSPDVDSERLGVDWATGIGGLWSLLDAWDTLREKGPRRVMPLTVPMLMPNAPAAAVSMHFEARAYARTVASACASSTESLVNAYEHLQAGLADVVVAGGSESTIHPITLAAFSSMQALSKRNDDPANASRPYDTARDGFVMGEGAAALVLETEEHALARGAKIYAEIAGGGVTADSYHITAPEPEGKGASRAVRLALEAAGATPDEVTHINAHATSTPVGDIAEYTALHRVFGDRVREIPVSATKASTGHLLGGTGALEAVFAVLAVQHRLAPPTINLAEQDPEIPLAVSTEAQPLGDGPQLAISNSFGFGGHNAVVAIRSV
- a CDS encoding acyl carrier protein; translated protein: MAFSNEEVLAGLAELINDETGIAADVVALDKSFTDDLDIDSISMMTIVVNAEEKFDVKIPDEEVKNLKTVGDAVDFIVKAQA
- a CDS encoding beta-ketoacyl-ACP synthase III; this encodes MASLVQPTGPAHTRILSLGAARGDLDVPNDDLVGPIDSSDEWIRQRTGIVQRRRASAAVGAVDLAVAAGEEAIAESGLDRGDIDGIIISTISNVALTPSMASLAAHRLGLTPAAAFDISAACAGYVYGVAQADALVRAGTCTNVLVIGAEKLSDIVDPTDRSISFLLGDGAGAVIVGASDHPGIGPTVWGSDGEKWDAIRMTSTFEEYRNNPGEVPWPTLRQDGQTVFRWAVWEMAKVARRTLELSGIAPGDLAAFIPHQANMRIVDEFAKQLKLPESVVVARDIEMQGNTSAASVPLAMHALRAEHPDLSGGLALTIGFGAGLVYGAQVVEIP